The proteins below come from a single Burkholderia humptydooensis genomic window:
- a CDS encoding MerR family transcriptional regulator, translating to MSDAPPTLLLTVRDAAERLGVTPRTLKYYEERGLVTPSRSEGRYRLYDAADLERFERILRLRAIGFSLHGITEMLKRPLEPAGDGRRRYSDASLRDIHADLSQQIATLDARIAAAQRELKEVRALKKELQHDIDYVERRLAGENPDELIAQRRAAARGGKTRKTREIRKTGGPGA from the coding sequence ATGAGCGACGCCCCGCCCACCCTGCTTCTGACCGTGCGCGACGCCGCCGAGCGGCTCGGCGTGACGCCGCGCACGCTCAAGTACTACGAGGAGCGCGGGCTCGTCACGCCGTCGCGCAGCGAAGGCCGCTATCGGCTGTACGACGCCGCGGACCTCGAGCGCTTCGAGCGCATCCTGCGGCTGCGCGCGATCGGGTTCTCGCTGCACGGCATCACCGAGATGCTCAAGCGCCCGCTCGAGCCGGCGGGCGACGGACGGCGGCGCTATTCGGACGCGTCGCTGCGCGATATCCACGCGGATCTGTCGCAGCAGATCGCGACGCTCGATGCGCGCATCGCCGCCGCGCAGCGCGAACTGAAGGAAGTGCGCGCGCTGAAGAAGGAGTTGCAGCACGATATCGACTACGTCGAGCGCCGGCTCGCCGGCGAAAACCCCGACGAGCTGATCGCGCAGCGCCGCGCCGCCGCGCGCGGCGGCAAGA
- the rho gene encoding transcription termination factor Rho, which yields MHLSELKSLHVSELIEMANGLEIENANRLRKQELMFAILKKRAKTGETIFGDGTLEVLPDGFGFLRSPEMSYLASTDDIYISPSQIRRFNLHTGDTIEGEVRTPKDGERYFALVKVDKVNGQPPEASKHKIMFENLTPLHPNKPLWLEREMRGEENVTGRIIDMIAPIGKGQRGLLVASPKSGKTVMLQHIAHAIKQNHPDVILFVLLIDERPEEVTEMQRSVAGEVIASTFDEPATRHVQVAEMVIEKAKRLVEMKHDVVILLDSITRLARAYNTVIPASGKVLTGGVDANALQRPKRFFGAARNIEEGGSLTIIGTALIETGSRMDDVIYEEFKGTGNMEVHLERRLAEKRVYPSINLNKSGTRREEMLIKPEILQKIWVLRKFIHDMDEVEAMEFLLDKIRQTKNNAEFFDLMRRGG from the coding sequence ATGCATTTATCCGAGCTCAAGTCTCTGCACGTCTCCGAATTGATCGAAATGGCCAATGGCCTCGAGATCGAAAACGCGAACCGCCTGCGCAAGCAGGAGTTGATGTTCGCCATTCTCAAAAAGCGCGCCAAGACGGGAGAAACGATCTTCGGCGACGGCACGCTCGAAGTGCTGCCCGACGGCTTCGGCTTCCTGCGCTCGCCTGAAATGTCGTACCTCGCGAGCACGGATGACATCTATATCAGCCCGTCGCAGATCCGCCGCTTCAACCTGCACACCGGCGACACGATCGAAGGCGAAGTCCGCACGCCGAAGGACGGCGAGCGCTACTTCGCGCTCGTGAAGGTCGACAAAGTCAACGGGCAGCCGCCCGAGGCCTCGAAACACAAGATCATGTTCGAGAACCTCACGCCGCTGCACCCGAACAAGCCGCTGTGGCTCGAGCGCGAGATGCGCGGCGAGGAGAACGTGACGGGCCGCATCATCGACATGATCGCGCCGATCGGCAAGGGCCAGCGCGGCCTGCTCGTCGCGTCGCCGAAGTCCGGCAAGACCGTGATGCTCCAGCACATCGCGCACGCGATCAAGCAGAACCACCCGGACGTGATCCTGTTCGTGCTGCTGATCGACGAGCGCCCCGAAGAAGTGACCGAAATGCAGCGCTCGGTGGCGGGCGAAGTGATCGCGTCGACGTTCGACGAACCGGCCACGCGCCACGTGCAGGTCGCCGAAATGGTGATCGAAAAGGCCAAGCGCCTCGTCGAGATGAAGCACGACGTCGTGATCCTGCTCGATTCGATCACCCGCCTCGCGCGCGCGTACAACACCGTGATCCCGGCGTCGGGCAAGGTGCTGACGGGCGGCGTCGACGCGAACGCGCTGCAGCGCCCGAAGCGCTTCTTCGGCGCGGCGCGCAACATCGAGGAAGGCGGCTCGCTCACGATCATCGGCACCGCGCTGATCGAAACCGGCAGCCGCATGGACGACGTGATCTACGAAGAGTTCAAGGGCACGGGCAACATGGAGGTGCACCTCGAGCGCCGTCTCGCGGAAAAGCGCGTGTATCCGTCGATCAACCTGAACAAGTCGGGCACGCGCCGCGAGGAAATGCTGATCAAGCCCGAGATCCTTCAGAAGATCTGGGTGCTGCGCAAGTTCATCCATGACATGGACGAAGTCGAGGCGATGGAATTCCTGCTCGACAAGATCCGCCAGACGAAGAACAACGCCGAGTTCTTCGATCTGATGCGCCGCGGCGGCTGA
- the trxA gene encoding thioredoxin TrxA, whose amino-acid sequence MSEQIKHISDASFEQDVVKSDKPVLLDFWAEWCGPCKMIAPILDEVAKDYGDRLQIAKINVDDHQATPAKFGVRGIPTLILFKNGAVAAQKVGALSKSQLTAFLDSHL is encoded by the coding sequence ATGAGCGAACAGATCAAACACATCAGCGACGCATCGTTCGAGCAGGACGTCGTCAAGTCCGACAAGCCGGTCCTGCTGGACTTCTGGGCCGAGTGGTGCGGTCCGTGCAAGATGATCGCCCCGATCCTCGACGAAGTCGCGAAGGACTACGGCGACAGGCTGCAGATCGCGAAGATCAACGTCGACGACCACCAGGCGACGCCCGCGAAGTTCGGTGTGCGCGGCATCCCGACGCTGATCCTCTTCAAGAACGGCGCGGTCGCCGCGCAGAAGGTCGGCGCGCTTTCAAAGTCGCAGCTCACCGCGTTCCTGGACAGCCATCTCTAA